In Spinacia oleracea cultivar Varoflay chromosome 5, BTI_SOV_V1, whole genome shotgun sequence, a single window of DNA contains:
- the LOC130461784 gene encoding uncharacterized protein: MLFEYSSSLESADENPYGEVDRMVDEFVTHHLPNTFFPRGPRLRNGNDTISIPADRNREEGHNRLFNDYFAENPVYSDKQFRRRFRMRRPLFCRIMNKVVENDVFLQQRRNAAGKLGLSGLQKCIAAIRMLAYGLAPDAIDENLRMGEATSKKSLLHFTQGVIKHFEEDYLRSPTDEDLRRILYQNEMRGFPGMIGSIDCMHWEWKNCPTAWRGQYQGCSGKASLILEAVADQDLWIWHSFFWYSWFI; the protein is encoded by the coding sequence ATGTTATTTGAATACAGTTCAAGCTTAGAATCTGCTGATGAGAATCCATACGGAGAAGTTGATCGAATGGTTGACGAATTTGTCACTCATCACTTACCAAACACATTCTTTCCACGAGGTCCTAGACTTCGAAATGGGAATGATACCATTTCGATTCCAGCAGATAGAAACCGTGAAGAAGGGCATAACCGCTTGTTTAATGATTACTTTGCGGAAAATCCAGTATATTCAGACAAACAGTTTCGTCGAAGGTTTCGAATGAGAAGACCTTTGTTTTGCCGTATCATGAACAAAgtggttgaaaatgatgttttcttgcAACAGAGAAGAAATGCTGCCGGAAAATTAGGGTTATCAGGATTGCAAAAATGCATTGCAGCTATCAGAATGTTAGCATATGGTTTGGCTCCGGATGCAATTGATGAAAATCTGCGAATGGGTGAAGCAACTTCAAAAAAATCATTATTACATTTCACTCAAGGGGTAATCAAGCATTTTGAAGAGGATTACCTAAGAAGTCCTACAGATGAAGACTTAAGGAGAATCCTTTATCAAAATGAAATGCGCGGATTTCCAGGCATGATTGGTAGTATTGATTGTATGCACTGGGAATGGAAGAACTGTCCTACCGCATGGAGAGGTCAATACCAAGGATGCAGCGGGAAAGCGTCCCTAATTCTTGAAGCTGTTGCAGATCAAGATCTATGGATTTGGCATTCATTTTTTTGGTATTCCTGGTTCATCTAA
- the LOC110785173 gene encoding glutathione S-transferase T3-like, with protein MDPNYYSQNFENNFDDFDLNSDNNQHPGYDSYSQDNSSSQNFQQSFYANTIVDREAIEERVMETQEPIMTHPLPVNPNQPIKVASQSRSWSIQEDEALVDSYIKVCSDQIIGTNIRKADIWRQAAARYSQIQVGRPYELPVRNEKCLESRWGRMSPDIMLWAASFEKAGRLFASGNNDADQVATAHQLFRTENKKNFTLMHAWKMLTKENPKWRVMMRWGMSKTGRETYDASLPISTEESDGSGKRTRADDDDGVKKAKARRKGKGAESSEAVSSFGSRLQANTEVRNNEHELNLKRFEREEEKTIMRRRQLDIEEQRIQLDKQKMKHDFLQTLVSKACLTPDEEKVKARLMLEFYGGDN; from the exons atggacCCTAATTACTATTCTCAAAATTTCGAAAacaattttgatgattttgatctcAACTCTGACAACAATCAGCATCCCGGCTATGATTCTTATTCGCAGGATAATTCTTCCTCTCAAAATTTCCAACAATCTTTTTATGCTAACACTATTGTTGACCGTGAAGCTATAGAGGAACGTGTTATGGAGACACAGGAACCAATCATGACACATCCATTGCCCGTCAACCCAAATCAACCAATTAAGGTTGCATCTCAGTCTCGAAGTTGGTCGATTCAGGAGGATGAAGCTCTGGTTGATTCCTACATTAAAGTTTGCTCCGATCAGATTATAGGCACCAACATAAGAAAAGCTGATATTTGGAGGCAAGCTGCTGCGCGCTATAGCCAAATTCAAGTAGGTAGACCGTACGAACTTCctgtaagaaatgaaaaatgtttagagAGTCGTTGGGGAAGGATGTCTCCAGACATCATGTTGTGGGCTGCTAGTTTTGAAAAGGCTGGTAGGTTATTTGCAAGTGGGAATAATGATGCGGACCAAGTTGCTACCGCTCACCAGTTATTCCGcacagaaaacaaaaagaacttcacattgatgcatgcttggaAGATGCTTACTAAAGAAAACCCAAAGTGGAGGGTGATGATGAGGTGGGGTATGTCAAAGACAGGGAGAGAAACATACGATGCCAGTCTACCAATTTCTACCGAAGAGAGTGATGGAAGTGGCAAGAGAACTAGAGCTGATGATGATG ATGGTGTAAAGAAAGCTAAGGccagaagaaaaggaaaagggGCAGAATCATCAGAGGCAGTTTCGTCTTTTGGAAGTCGTTTGCAAGCTAACACTGAAGTGAGGAATAATGAGCACGAACTTAATTTAAAGAGATTCGAGCGAGAAGAAGAAAAGACTATAATGCGGAGGCGACAACTTGACATAGAGGAACAGAGAATTCAGTTGGATAAGCAAAAAATGAAACATGATTTCTTGCAAACATTGGTGTCTAAGGCTTGTCTAACTCCTGATGAAGAAAAAGTTAAGGCAAGATTGATGTTGGAGTTTTATGGTGGTGATAACTAG
- the LOC110785174 gene encoding uncharacterized protein, with amino-acid sequence MGYYLTDGIYPNWATFIQGFSRAQLETERLFANRQAHVRKDVERAFGVLQARFAIVRQPSLAYDEDILGDIMKACIILHNMIVEDERDMYVRADVLRRYYEEDLSSLTATVNNGEPFEFQTGQPYSINALLGRITALRSSQIHHSLKEDLIEHNWQKYGGNNH; translated from the coding sequence ATGGGGTACTACCTCACAGATGGTATTTATCCAAATTGGGCTACGTTCATTCAAGGATTTTCTCGTGCCCAACTTGAAACGGAAAGGTTGTTTGCTAACAGACAAGCGCATGTTCGTAAGGATGTTGAACGTGCATTCGGAGTTTTGCAAGCAAGATTCGCCATTGTACGACAACCATCTCTGGCTTACGATGAAGATATATTAGGCGATATAATGAAGGCTTGTATCATCTTACACAACATGATAGTTGAGGATGAACGAGATATGTATGTCCGAGCTGATGTGTTACGAAGGTACTATGAAGAAGACCTTTCGAGCTTAACCGCAACAGTGAATAATGGTGAACCCTTTGAGTTCCAGACTGGACAACCTTACTCCATTAACGCATTATTGGGGAGAATAACAGCTTTGCGTAGCAGTCAAATTCATCACTCTTTGAAAGAGGATTTAATTGAGCATAACTGGCAAAAGTATGGAGGCAATAATCATTAA